One region of Quercus lobata isolate SW786 chromosome 2, ValleyOak3.0 Primary Assembly, whole genome shotgun sequence genomic DNA includes:
- the LOC115956731 gene encoding myb-related protein 315: MGRQPCCDKVGLKRGPWTIEEDHKLMNFILNNGIHCWRMVPKLAGLLRCGKSCRLRWINYLRPDLKRGGFTETEENQIIQLHSRLGNRWSKIAAHFPGRTDNEIKNHWNTRIKKRLKLLGLDPVTHKPLEQNENSGDDKDEITLESNSSKGQEERQPEVKSIDEDNDAKQDFVSTEEISNEVELTLDETNDLLNNYDIWCGSLDLGSWMNQETNTNTSYSSTSFSLENSSNPSMGESPSLQWVESVDSMLSWDGFNHLEQDLFFLENSQ; this comes from the exons ATGGGGAGGCAACCTTGTTGTGATAAGGTTGGATTGAAGAGAGGTCCATGGACAATTGAAGAAGATCACAAGCTCATGAACTTCATCCTCAACAATGGTATCCATTGCTGGCGAATGGTTCCGAAGCTTGCAG GTTTACTCAGATGTGGGAAAAGTTGCAGATTAAGATGGATTAATTATCTAAGGCCTGATCTTAAGAGAGGTGGTTTTACAGAAACGGAAGAGAACCAAATAATTCAACTCCATTCACGTCTTGGTAACAG GTGGTCTAAGATTGCTGCACACTTTCCTGGACGCACAGACAATGAAATCAAGAACCACTGGAATACGCGAATTAAGAAGAGGTTAAAGCTCCTTGGCTTAGACCCTGTGACACACAAGCCTCTTGAGCAAAATGAAAATAGTGGTGATGATAAAGATGAGATAACATTAGAGTCAAATTCATCAAAGGGACAAGAGGAAAGACAGCCGGAGGTTAAGTCCATAGACGAGGACAATGATGCCAAGCAAGATTTTGTATCAACAGAGGAGATAAGCAATGAGGTTGAATTAACCTTGGATGAAACAAATGATCTTTTAAACAATTATGATATCTGGTGTGGAAGTTTGGATTTGGGATCATGGATGAACCAAGAAACCAACACCAATACATCCTACAGTTCTACTTCATTTTCTCTGGAAAACTCAAGTAACCCTTCCATGGGTGAATCCCCCTCTCTACAATGGGTTGAAAGTGTGGATTCCATGCTTTCATGGGATGGCTTTAATCATCTGGAACAAGACctttttttcttggaaaataGCCAATGA